The following coding sequences lie in one Vitis vinifera cultivar Pinot Noir 40024 chromosome 19, ASM3070453v1 genomic window:
- the LOC100263786 gene encoding organic cation/carnitine transporter 3, which translates to MRPAIREHLHHPTHKHKHKLTYMADSTPLLSQSHPADPEPLLIPKHLPSLDETFERYIGDFGWAQLLQAFLVSFAWVFDAQQTFISVFTDAEPPWHCTELGTELCTSVSNICQLPKGSWAWDRAADTSIVSEWTLVCAGSIIKSLPASSFFTGCMVGGLVLATLADSSFGRKNMLFFSCLLMSATGILTIFSPNVWIYSGFRFLSGFGRATIGTCAIVLSTELVGKRWRSQVGVCGFFLFTLGFLSLPAIAYLSRSSSWRYLYLWTSVPASLYCVLVHFFVRESPRWLLVRGRKEEAVATLKSIGAVNNSSFTLSFSGLPFEEEETTNLHLYSVISILLEKRWALRRLSAVMTVGFGVGMVYYGMPLALGNLPFNLYWNVTFNALSELPASLIAFFFIERLNRKSSVLVFTMTSGVCSIMCVVMGEEWASLKIGLELVSFFSTCTAFDILLIYTIELFPTCVRNSAMAMVRQALVFGGVFCPVIVEIGRGNGYLSYGVFGVVIISCGLFVGCLPETKGGTLCDTMEEEENKQRAGSGSGTGTGTGSSLA; encoded by the coding sequence ATGAGACCGGCTATAAGAGAGCATCTTCACCACCCTACTCACAAACACAAGCACAAGCTCACATACATGGCAGATTCAACCCCTCTCCTCTCTCAATCCCACCCGGCCGACCCAGAACCTCTACTCATCCCCAAACACCTCCCATCCCTCGACGAAACTTTCGAGCGATACATAGGAGATTTTGGGTGGGCTCAGCTTCTTCAAGCCTTCCTTGTGTCTTTTGCCTGGGTCTTTGATGCTCAACAAACCTTCATCAGCGTATTTACTGATGCTGAGCCTCCTTGGCACTGCACTGAACTCGGCACAGAGCTATGCACTTCCGTTTCTAACATCTGTCAGCTTCCCAAGGGCTCATGGGCGTGGGACCGGGCAGCGGACACCTCAATTGTATCGGAATGGACCCTTGTGTGTGCCGGTTCCATCATCAAGAGCCTCCCTGCGTCTTCCTTCTTCACGGGCTGCATGGTTGGTGGACTTGTTCTTGCCACACTCGCCGACTCATCCTTCGGCCGCAAAAACATGTTATTCTTTTCATGTCTCCTGATGTCAGCTACTGGGATTTTGACTATTTTCTCCCCAAATGTTTGGATCTACTCTGGGTTTAGATTCCTTTCTGGGTTTGGGCGTGCCACCATTGGAACATGTGCTATTGTGTTGTCGACAGAGCTCGTTGGAAAACGGTGGCGTAGCCAGGTGGGGGTATGTGGTTTCTTCCTTTTCACACTAGGGTTCTTGTCCCTACCAGCCATAGCTTACTTAAGCAGAAGTTCCTCATGGAGATATCTTTATCTGTGGACTTCTGTTCCGGCATCGTTGTATTGTGTTTTAGTCCATTTCTTCGTTCGTGAGTCTCCTAGATGGCTTTTGGTGCGTGGCCGCAAAGAAGAAGCGGTGGCAACACTGAAAAGTATAGGGGCTGTAAACAATAGTAGCTTCACCTTAAGCTTCTCAGGATTGCCCTTTGAAGAAGAGGAAACTACAAATCTACATCTTTACTCTGTGATAAGCATCCTGCTGGAGAAAAGATGGGCTTTGCGGCGATTATCTGCAGTCATGACAGTAGGATTTGGGGTGGGAATGGTGTACTATGGCATGCCGTTGGCGCTGGGAAACCTGCCTTTCAATCTCTACTGGAACGTTACTTTCAATGCCTTATCAGAGCTGCCCGCATCATTAATCGCTTTCTTCTTTATCGAGAGACTGAATAGGAAAAGTTCAGTGCTGGTTTTCACCATGACAAGTGGGGTTTGCAGTATCATGTGTGTGGTGATGGGTGAAGAATGGGCATCACTGAAGATTGGACTAGAACTGGTCTCATTCTTCAGCACATGCACCGCATTCGACATCTTACTAATATACACCATAGAGCTGTTTCCCACATGCGTTAGGAACTCGGCCATGGCGATGGTGAGGCAGGCGCTGGTGTTTGGGGGAGTGTTCTGCCCCGTTATAGTGGAAATCGGAAGGGGAAACGGGTACTTGTCGTATGGAGTTTTCGGAGTAGTGATAATAAGCTGTGGGCTGTTTGTGGGATGCTTGCCAGAGACAAAGGGTGGGACGCTTTGTGACACAATGGAGGAAGAAGAGAACAAGCAGAGAGCAGGCTCAGGATCAGGCACAGGCACAGGCACAGGCTCATCCTTGGCTTAA
- the LOC100251788 gene encoding organic cation/carnitine transporter 3 codes for MADPTPLLSQSHLADPEPMLIPKHLPSLDETFERYIGDFGWAQLLQAFLVSFAWVFDAQQTFISLFTDAEPPWHCTELGTELCTSVSNICQLPKGSWAWDRAADTSIVSEWTLVCAGSIIKSLPASSFFMGCMVGGLVLATLADSSLGRKNMLFFSCLLMSATGILTIFSPNVWIYSGFRFLSGFGRATIGTCAIVLSTELVGKRWRSQVGVCGFFLFTLGFLSLPAIAYLSRGSSWRYLYLWTSVPALSYCVLVHFFVRESPRWLLVRGRKEEAVATLKSIGAVNNSSFTLSFSGLPFEDEETTNLHLCSVISILLEKRWALRRLSAVMTVGFGVGMVYYGMPLALGNLPFNLYWNVTFNALSELPASLIAFFFIERLNRKSSVLVFTMTSGVCSIMCVVMGEEWASLKIGLELVSFFSTCTAFDILLIYTIELFPTCVRNSAMAMVRQALVFGGVFCPVIVEIGMGNGYLSYGVFGVVIISCGLFVGCLPETKGGTLCDTMEEEENKERAAVASLISA; via the coding sequence ATGGCAGATCCAACCCCTCTCCTCTCCCAATCCCACTTGGCCGACCCAGAACCTATGCTCATTCCCAAACACCTCCCATCCCTCGACGAAACTTTCGAGCGATACATAGGAGATTTTGGGTGGGCTCAGCTTCTTCAAGCCTTCCTTGTGTCTTTTGCCTGGGTCTTTGATGCGCAACAAACCTTCATCAGCTTATTTACTGATGCTGAGCCTCCTTGGCACTGCACTGAACTCGGCACAGAGCTATGCACTTCCGTTTCTAACATCTGTCAGCTTCCCAAGGGCTCATGGGCGTGGGACCGAGCAGCGGACACCTCGATTGTATCGGAATGGACCCTTGTGTGTGCCGGTTCCATCATCAAGAGCCTCCCTGCGTCTTCCTTCTTCATGGGCTGCATGGTTGGTGGACTTGTTCTTGCCACACTCGCCGACTCATCCCTCGGCCGCAAAAACATGTTATTCTTTTCATGTCTCCTGATGTCAGCTACAGGGATTTTGACTATTTTCTCCCCAAATGTTTGGATCTACTCTGGGTTTAGATTCCTTTCTGGGTTTGGGCGTGCCACCATTGGAACATGTGCTATTGTGTTGTCGACAGAGCTCGTTGGAAAACGGTGGCGCAGCCAGGTGGGGGTATGCGGTTTCTTCCTTTTCACACTAGGGTTCTTGTCCCTACCAGCCATAGCTTACTTAAGCAGAGGTTCCTCATGGAGATATCTTTATCTGTGGACTTCTGTGCCGGCATTGTCGTATTGTGTTTTAGTCCATTTCTTCGTTCGTGAGTCTCCTAGATGGCTTTTGGTGCGTGGACGAAAAGAAGAAGCTGTGGCAACACTGAAAAGTATAGGGGCTGTAAACAATAGTAGCTTCACCTTAAGCTTCTCAGGCTTGCCCTTTGAAGATGAGGAAACTACAAATCTACATCTTTGCTCTGTGATAAGCATCCTGCTGGAGAAAAGATGGGCTTTGCGGCGATTATCTGCAGTCATGACAGTAGGATTTGGGGTGGGAATGGTGTACTATGGCATGCCGTTGGCGCTGGGAAACCTGCCTTTCAATCTCTACTGGAACGTCACTTTCAATGCCTTATCAGAGCTGCCCGCATCATTAATCGCTTTCTTCTTTATCGAGAGACTGAATAGGAAAAGTTCAGTGCTGGTTTTCACCATGACAAGTGGGGTTTGCAGTATCATGTGTGTGGTGATGGGTGAAGAATGGGCATCACTGAAGATTGGACTAGAACTGGTCTCATTCTTCAGCACATGCACCGCATTCGACATCTTACTAATATACACCATAGAGCTGTTTCCCACATGCGTTAGGAACTCGGCCATGGCGATGGTGAGGCAGGCGCTGGTGTTTGGGGGCGTGTTCTGCCCCGTTATAGTGGAAATCGGCATGGGAAACGGGTACTTGTCGTATGGAGTTTTCGGAGTAGTGATAATAAGCTGTGGGCTGTTTGTGGGATGCTTGCCAGAGACAAAGGGTGGGACACTTTGTGACACaatggaggaagaagaaaacaaggagAGAGCAGCAGTTGCTTCATTAATCTCAGCTTAA
- the LOC100248382 gene encoding MYB-like transcription factor 4: MGHRCCSKQKVKRGLWSPEEDEKLIRYITAHGHGSWSSVPKLAGLQRCGKSCRLRWINYLRPELKRGSFSAQEEQSIIDVHRILGNRWAQIAKHLPGRTDNEVKNFWNSCIKKKLISQGLDPKTHNLISSHQRNTSNKVVCSLPQPHQQPFPVFTVNQQMTDDASMEVNRLPPFVTLPPLPPTQPSLQQTMAIPNSEYQNPNPVWTAKDQSSQYTISFPCGSSIGSTPIISSSSSSSVNPFGFGFLDENLIWNAHVEPLEGPRLEQVQTHQYQDQHDQQKNKINIGEMGNDHEQKCGQDIDVSFDSSSFDLEFVESTLLSGAICRDLSSMDDLAWNF, from the exons ATGGGTCATCGCTGCTGCAGCAAACAGAAAGTTAAAAGAGGGTTGTGGtctcctgaagaagatgaaaaGCTTATCAGATACATCACTGCCCACGGCCATGGCAGTTGGAGTTCTGTTCCAAAACTTGCag GCTTGCAGAGATGTGGAAAGAGTTGCAGATTGAGATGGATTAACTACTTGAGACCAGAACTCAAGAGGGGTTCTTTTTCTGCACAAGAAGAACAGAGTATCATTGATGTCCACAGAATTTTAGGCAACAG ATGGGCTCAGATAGCTAAGCATCTACCTGGGAGAACAGACAATGAGGTGAAGAATTTCTGGAACTCATGCATTAAGAAGAAGCTGATTTCACAAGGCTTGGATCCAAAGACTCACAATCTGATCTCTTCTCATCAGAGAAACACCTCTAATAAGGTTGTCTGCAGTCTACCCCAACCCCATCAACAACCCTTCCCGGTTTTCACTGTAAACCAACAGATGACAGATGATGCTTCCATGGAGGTGAACCGTCTCCCTCCTTTCGTTACACTACCACCTCTTCCACCTACCCAACCCTCATTGCAGCAAACCATGGCCATACCCAACTCTGAATATCAAAACCCCAATCCCGTTTGGACTGCTAAAGATCAGAGCTCTCAATATACAATCAGTTTCCCCTGTGGATCTTCCATTGGAAGCACACCCATTatttcttcatcatcttcttcttctgtaAACCCATTTGGCTTTGGTTTCTTAGACGAGAATTTGATCTGGAATGCTCATGTTGAACCTCTTGAAGGTCCAAGACTGGAACAAGTGCAAACACATCAATACCAAGATCAACATGACCAACAGAAGAACAAGATTAATATCGGTGAAATGGGAAATGATCATGAACAAAAGTGTGGTCAGGACATTGATGTCTCATTTGACAGCTCAAGTTTTGATCTTGAGTTCGTTGAGTCTACACTTCTGTCTGGCGCAATTTGTC
- the LOC104877802 gene encoding uncharacterized protein LOC104877802, with the protein MYLLDPPEALPPMSTEALYRYLGTLAGMVERQARATGSNGQGQSSSTRGSSFDDFKKLGPPYFSGTLDPVEAEAWIMKIEKFFNVIDCSEEQKASYAAFMLDKEADHWWHMTKRLLEDQGPIVWSQFRKAFYKKYFPDSVRRQKVGEFVRLEHGDLTVAQYEAKFTELSRFSPQLIATEEEKTLKFQDGLKPYLKNKISILKLSVYSEVVDRALIAEKDNEEFHQYREQQRKRNRSDGAHGNQAQKMSAPSRNQNKEKAAQNLDGICPTCGKKHGESRKFVFGNPKEENKDDRQKPKAQGRVFAMTHRDAQATFDVVTASYHAFVDCFGKRVTFSIPDQPNFSFEGKHVDKPLRVISALRASSLLRKGCQGFLAYVVNEENDLKLEDIPIVRDYPDVFLEDLPSLPPEKEVEFTIDLALETAPISKAPYRMTPMELKELKIQLQELELNKVTVRNRYPLPRIDGLFDQLQGACVFSKIDLWVFKSYLDQFGVVFINDILVYSKSKEEHERYLSIVLQTLRDKQLYAKLKKCEFWLDRVSFLGHVVTKDGISVDPGKVDAVSNWRRPTTVTEIRSFLGLTGYYRQFIEGFSKIALPLTSLTQKGVKFEWSDDCEWKANVVADALNKKSVGSLATIRRCQRLLLGDLRSLQVHIRVLDSRALVANFRVQPDLVGRIKALQKNDLNLVQLMEEVKKGSKPDFVLSDDGILRFRTRLCVPNDGDLRRELLEEAHCSRLAIHPRGTRI; encoded by the exons ATGTACCTCCTCGATCCACCTGAGGCTTTGCCCCCTATGAGTACTGAAGCGCTTTATAGATATTTAGGGACTTTGGCTGGCATGGTTGAGCGTCAGGCTAGAGCTACTGGAAGTAATGGTCAAGGACAATCCTCATCTACTAGGGGTAGCTCCTTTGACGACTTTAAGAAGTTAGGTCCCCCTTACTTTTCTGGTACTTTAGATCCAGTAGAGGCAGAGGCTTGGATTATGAAGATAGAGAAATTCTTTAATGTCATTGATTGTTCTGAGGAGCAAAAAGCCTCATATGCAGCATTTATGCTAGACAAAGAGGCAGACCATTGGTGGCACATGACTAAGAGGCTTTTGGAGGATCAGGGGCCTATTGTTTGGAGTCAGTTTAGGAAGGCTTTTTATAAGAAGTACTTTCCTGACAGTGTTCGACGACAAAAGGTGGGAGAGTTTGTCCGTTTGGAACATGGGGATTTGACCGTGGCCCAATATGAGGCTAAGTTTACCGAACTATCACGTTTTTCCCCACAGTTGATTGCTACAGAGGAGGAAAAAacattaaagtttcaggatggacTGAAGCCTTATCTAAAGAATAAGATATCAATTCTGAAACTTAGTGTTTATTCAGAGGTGGTAGACAGAGCCCTTATTGCAGAGAAGGATAATGAAGAGTTTCACCAGTATAGGGAACAACAAAGGAAGAGGAATAGAAgtgatggtgctcatggtaacCAAGCACAGAAAATGTCTGCTCCAAGTAGAAATCAGAATAAAGAAAAAGCAGCACAAAATTTAGATGGGATTTGCCCTACTTGTGGCaagaagcatgggg AGAGTAGGAAGTTTGTATTTGGAAATCCTAAGGAGGAGAATAAAGATGATAGACAGAAGCCCAAGGCTCAAGGGCGGGTATTTGCTATGACTCATAGAGATGCTCAGGCTACGTTTGATGTAGTGACAG cttctTATCATGCTTTTGTTGATTGTTTTGGGAAAAGAGTGACTTTTAGCATTCCTGATCAGcctaattttagttttgagggGAAACATGTGGACAAACCATTGCGTGTGATCTCAGCCTTACGAGCTAGTTCTTTGCTCAGGAAAGGCTGTCAAGGCTTTTTAGCTTATGTTGTgaatgaggaaaatgatttaaagttggaagacatacccattGTAAGGGACTATCCTGATGTCTTTCTAGAGGATCTACCTAGCTTGCCACCAGAGAAGgaggtggagttcaccattGATTTGGCACTAGAGACAGCTCCTATATCTAAGGCCCCTTATAGGATGACACCTatggagcttaaggagttgaagaTTCAACTCCAAGAGTT agagttgaataaggtgacgGTGAGGAACAGGTATCCTCTTCCTCGGATTGATGGTTTGTTTGATCAGCTTCAGGGTGcttgtgtgttctctaagattgaTCTTTG ggtattcaagTCCTATCTAGATCAGTTTGGGGTAGtttttataaatgatattttggtgtactcAAAGAGTAAGGAGGAGCATGAACGTtatttgagtattgtattacagACTCTCAGAGATAAGCAATTGTATGCTAAACTCAAGAAGTGTGAGTTCTGGTTAGATAGAGtttctttccttgggcatgtggtGACCAAGGATGGCATCTCAGTTGATCCTGGAAAGGTAGATGCTGTGTCAAATTGGAGGAGACCTACTACTGTGACCGAGATTCGAAGTTTTTTGGGACTGACTGGTTATTATAGGCAGTTTATTGaggggttctctaagattgccctACCTCTAACCAGTTTGACTCAGAAAggggttaagtttgagtggtctgaTGATTGTGAAT GGAAAGCGAATGTTGTGGCTGACGCCTTAAACAAGAAATCCGTTGGTTCCTTAGCAACTATTAGACGTTGTCAGAGGCTATTATTGGGAgatttgaggagtttacaagttCATATCAGAGTTTTAGACTCAAGAGCTCTTGTGGCAAACTTTAGAGTGCAGCcagacttagttgggagaattaaggccctacaaaagaatgatttgaATTTAGTGCAACTTATGGAAGAGGTTAAAAAGGGCAGTAAGCCTGACTTTGTTTTATCAGATGATGGGATTTTGAGGTTTaggactagactttgtgtcccaaatgatggaGACTTAAGGAGAGAGCTTTTGGAAGAAGCTCATTGTTCTAGGCTTGCGATCCACCCAAGAGGGACAAGGATTTGA